ATGTCCTGCATTGGTGTTCCGGCTTCTCTCGAAAGTGTAAGGTATTGTTCCAGCAATCCCTGTTTTTCGTCTGTTCCGATGATGTCGTCTTCGGTCAAACGTCGCAGGTTTACAAAACCGCTATCATTCACGATACGTTCAAACTGTGCGACCGCTTCCATAAATTGATGTATCGTTTCCTTATTGATTTCCTTTGGAATAAGCGTACCCTTGCAAAGCGAACTGAAATTGCTTTGCATACGCATTCTGTTCTTGGTCGTTTTTGTCAGGAACAGGTAGCAATAATGGTTCAGGAATGGTCGTTCGTTGAAATGCCGTTGATAGCTTTTGGAAAGAAAACTCTGGTCTTCCTGTGCCAAATCGGGAGTGTAGCTTTCTTTGATATACCAATCTTGCTTGTGAATGACTGTAAAATCGGGTAATGTCTTAATCGCCTTATGCCAGGCGGAGTGAATAGCTTCGTATTCAGCCGATGCTACCGTAAACAGCTCAGGCAATCGTACTTCAAAACAGGCGGTTATGTCCGCATCTTTGGACAGGATACAGTTGTTTTCTACTGCCAAGAGTGGAAACTTATGTTCCAATGTGGTTGTTTTGGCTACATTTCTCATACGGCTTTCGGTTTAGGAGTGAATTTTAAATACCTGCGTACAGGCTTACGACAAATAATGTAGCGAGGGTGTCGTTTTCTCGCACCTACTTTCATTAGTCCGTGTTCTCTGTACTTTCGGTTCAGCGAAAAGGTCTGCCATACAATGAGCGAAGCACCGCCAGCTCCGAGAAACAGGCAGACGTAATTACTTACGCCAGCCATATACAATATCATCACGAAGATGAGCGTACCGAGCAGACCACCAGCGAATATGAACAGGTATTGGGCTTTCAGCCCTTTAAATTCCACTGTCCTGCCAATGCCTTTGTTAATGTTATAACTGTTCATAAGGCAGAGGTTTACAGGAAGAATGAACGCAGGATAGTAGCCGCAACAATCAGGAAGATACACGCACCGAACCACGAAGCCGCCGTCTTCGATGTGTCGGGGTCGCCCGAGCTGAATTTGTTGTACACCTTAACACCTCCGATTAAGCCGACAACCGCCCCAATCGCATAAATGAGTTGGGTGGCAGGGTCGAAATAAGACGTTACCATTTGGGTAGCCTCGTTGATACCTGCCGACCCGTTTCCCTGTGCGAACGCACCCATTCCTGACAGCATTGCTACGGCTGCCAGCAAAACTTTTTACTTTGTTTTTTCATAATTGAAACACATTAATTTGTTACTGTTATCCCGCACCTTGCGGACTTTCGGGACAAAGGTGTTTTAGAAATCAAGGCGTGATAACAAAGTGGCAGTGAGAGGAATTGTTTGGCTGTGGGTGGCTGAATTGCTAAAGAAAATAGAGAGGTGTTGACAGGAAGAGAGAGGTTTTTACTATCTTCGTAAAATGAAATCCTTGTCGTACATATTAGCATTAATGGTTTTGGTCTTATCGACCTTGCCAAGCTTTATGGAAGATAAATGTTTTGACCTAGTGAATCAAACAACAAATAGTCAAGAACAAGATAGCGACGATTGCGGTATGGAATGTTGCTCGCCTTTTTCTAAATGCAATACCTGTACTGGATTTGTAATTACTTCCTTTTATGCTTTAACATCCAATTATGTCCAACAACCTAAAAAGAAATTAGGTGTAATAACAGCGTCAGCTGTTTCAGACTTCCTCTCTTCCATTTGGCAACCCCCTAAGATTAATTAATGTTTTTAGTGTCTTCGGCACAATAACAGATTACGGTGCTACAAACCGTCAATTCTCATTTTTCAAACATTAATGTTTTTTTATACAATGAAAAAAATAGTCTTTGTGTCATTTTTTATGACACTAAATCTCTGTGTATTTGCACAAAACATTTTAAATGCTGTTATTAGAAACAGTGAAAACAAAAATCTTTTGATTGGAGTGACAGCATCTATAAAAGGAACCTCGCTTGCCGCTACATCAAACGAAAACGGTCTCATCATAATAGAAAATATTCCTGATGGGATACAGGAAATACATTTTAGCTATATCGGTTTTAACGACTATATAGATACATTGGAATTTCCATTAGCTGACAACAGTCCTATTGAAATCTTACTCAAAGAAAGTTCAGAGGAGTTAGAGGAAGTTGTCATTTCATCCACAAGAAGCACAAGGAGTATACAAAATATCCCTACCCGTATTGAATTTATTGGAAGTGAAGAACTGGGCGAAAAAGGGAACATGAAACCGGGAGATATTCGTATGCTTTTAGCGGAAAGCACAGGTATTCACGTACAAACCACTTCGCCTACCAGTGCCAATGCAAGTATTCGTATTCAGGGACTTGATGGAAGATATACACAAATCCTGAAAGACGGTTTCCCCATTTATTCAGGTGCTTCAAGTGGATTGGGTTTGTTACAGATACCACCACTTGACCTCAAACAAGTAGAAGTCATCAAAGGCTCTACATCTACACTATATGGAGGCGGAGCAATAGCTGGACTGGTCAATCTGATTTCCAAAACGCCGACCTATGAGAGAGATTTAGGTTTTCACCTCAATGGAACATCCGGCAGGGGTTTGGATATAAACGGCTTTTATGGACAAAGGTTTAATAAAATTGGAACAACTATATTTGCTTCCCATAACCGTAACGCAGCTTATGATCCTGCTAAGAACGGACTATCCGCTATTCCACAATTCGAACGCTATGTACTGAATCCGAAGCTCTTCGTTTATTTCAATGAAAAGACGAAACTGAACTTCGGTATCAACACAACGATCGAGAGCCGTTTGGGAGGTGATATGCTTTACATCAAAGGAAATGGAGATAATACAAACCAATATTTTGAGGAAAATAAAACACAACGCTATTCCACACAATTTATTTTCGACCATATCATCAATGAAAACAGTACTGTTCAAGTCAAAAATAGTGTAAGTTATTTTAACCGAAATACTACCATTCCAAACTATAAGTTTGAGGGAACACAAACAGCAAGTTTTACCGAAGCCAACTACACCAACAGTACTGAAAAATCGGAATGGGTCACAGGTATTAATATTTGGACGGATAATTTCAAAGAAAAGCAGATTATGGCATCTCCGTTGAGAGATTATAATCAGACTACATTCGGTGCTTTTGTACAAAATTCTTTTAATGCTACGGATTGGTTTCAATTGGAAACAGGTTTTAGAACGGATTATGTTGTGGATTATGGGGTGGTATTCTTACCGAGAGTTTCGGCTCTATTCCACATTGCCGAGGGCTTAACTTCACGAGTTGGTGGTGGATTTGGCTATAAAACACCTACCATTTTTACGGAAGAAAGCGAACGCCTACAATATCAAAATGTAATCCCCATTGACGACAAGACCAATAAATTGGAAAAAAGTTATGGAGCAAATGCAGACATCAATTACCGCACCTACATTGGGGAAGATTGGTCATTTAGCATAAATCAATTGTTCTTTTACACCTATTTGGATAATCCCTTGTTACTTGAAAACTCCTCGGCAAATCTGTATCAGTTTGTTAATTCTCCTGGCTACATCCATACCAAAGGAACAGAAACCAATATTAAAATTGGTTATGATGACCTGAAATTGTTTTTGGGTTATACCTATACAGATGCCCGATTACACCATAATGGAACGACTGTAGAAAGCCCTTTAACACCAAAACACCGCATTAATTCCATCCTGATGTATGAAATAGAAGACAAATGGAAAATTGGTCTGGAAGCCTATTATTTCAGTCGCCAAAAACTGAATAATGGAACTACGGGCAAAGATTACTTTATTACTGGATTTATGGCTGAAAAGATTTGGGAAAGATTTTCTCTGTACATCAACTTTGAAAACTTCCTCGACACCCGACAAACACGCTTTGACAGCATTTATACAGGAACAATAACCAATCCAGTTTTTAAAGACAATTATGCACCTTTGGACGGATTTGTGATTAACGGAGGAATAAAATTTAAGCTTTAAAATAAATGGAAAAAACCATATTCAATATAACTAAAATGGATTGCCCAAGCGAGGAGCAATTAATCCGTATGAAACTGCAAGACTTTGATACGGTAAAAGGATTGGAATTCGATATAGCCAATAGAAAATTAGACGTTTATCACGATGGAAACCCAGAGCCAATTTTTTTGGCTCTGGGAACACTGAATCTAAATACGACATTGGTTTCAACCGAAAAAAGTAATTTCGTTGTTGAAACAGATACAAGCAACAAGCAACGGAAATTACTTTGGATCGTATTGATTATCAACTTCCTGTTCTTTGGATTGGAAATGTTATTCGGTGTTTTTTCAGGCTCAATGGGGTTGGTAGCCGATAGTTTGGATATGCTTGCCGACAGTGTCGTTTACGCATTGGCATTAATCGCCGTGGGTGGAACAATCGCTTTAAAAAACAACATCGCCAGATTTGCAGGATACTTCCAAGTCTTACTGGCTATTATAGGTTTCGTTGAAGTAATCAGACGTTGTATGGGAATTGAAGCTATGCCCGATTTCAAGACAATGATTGTCGTTTCAGTTTTAGCATTGATTGCAAACGTATTTTGCCTTTATCTTTTACAAAAGAACAAAAGTAAAGAAGCGCATATGCAGGCTTCGATGATATTCACATCAAATGATGTCATTATCAATTCGGGAGTTATTGTTGCTGGTCTTTTAGTTAATTGGCTCAATTCAAGTTATCCAGATTTGATTATTGGAGCTATTGTATTTGTAATTGTAGCAAGAGGGGCTTACAGAATATTGAAGTTGGCAAAGTAAATGTAAAAATAAGTTGAGCCTGAAATTTAGTTTTTCAGGCTCAATTAAAATAATTCCGTTTCAGACAAACTCCCCAATATCAAAATCATCTAAATCATTGTTCCGCAAAGTGGAAGAACTGATTTCCGTTTCAGATGAGAGTGAGCTATCCAATAGCTTGGCAATTTTACTGGATGCACCCGCTATAGAATTTTCCAGCAGACTAAATAATTCGGTTCCCTGTATTTTCTGAACGATTGCTATCGCTGTTTCCTTTTGAGATGACTCCAGTTTTTCTTGCTGAAGCAACATCCCCACGGAGCTTAGTTCTTCAAAGGTAACCCCTTGGGCAAAACCATTATCGCCACCAGATATTCCGTACCTGTTCCATTCTTCTTCCTCTTCTTCAAAATCAGGTTGATTGCTAAAAACTTCATCCAGCTCTTCCTGCGGAATCTGAATACTCCTGTTTTCATTTTCGTCGTATTCAATGTCTAAATTATCGGGATTTACCTCTGGTTCCTCAATCTGGCGTTCATTGGCAGTGTTTGGCACTGAAAGGCGTTCTACGGGTTTGGGCTGTCCCATAATATCGGGCAGATCCGGATTGACTTTCTTTTGCGGAGGTTTTTGTTTTGACCTTTTCTTAATGATAATCTTATCCTGCAAAAGCAGGACAATGACGATCAGCAGGCATATTACTATTACAATTTCCATAACTATAAAATTGGTTTAAAACGTTCGTTGAAATAATCTGTAATATCGTCCCCGTACTCTCTAAAATGGTGTTCAAGAATGTTGTCGATATAAGAATAGAGTGTAGTCTTTTCTTCTCTTGTTAATTGTACTATACGTAACAACCTTTCGTGATATTCTGGACGAATGTAAACGACCTTTCCGTTTCGACCTGAAGGAAAACGATTGACCAGAAATGTCTCCTCATAATCCACCTTCTTTAGGGAGCTATTGCGGGCTTTTGGTTTTGTTTCCTTCTGTATTTTCTGTTGTTGAATAACTTCGGGTATAGTAACAGATTGATTACCACTCATGATATTCATGATTAATTCTTCATCAACATCGGGCTTATCAAAATCTTTTCTTCTCTTATCTGTTGACATACTTAACTATTTTAGAGATTAACAATTTTTAAAAATTCTTCAATAAATAAATCCAGTCTCGTTACTTTCATTAGTTGAGGTTCGGCAGGTAACAGACTTGACCGAAATACACTGTTCGGTGTATCGTCCGTCTCTTTTCTGAAACGTTTACTATCCATTATCCGAGAATTCATCACAGATAAATCGAGTTCGTTAATAACGCTTTGATAAGCCTCGTATATTCCTGTTTTCTCTCGACCATCTACCTGATTCCAAAACATCCACATTTTCTGATCTTCATTACTCTCCTCCGTTTCGGGCAAGCCAAGGAATGCTTTAGTAAAGCTCAGTGTACTTTCCATAACTAGACGGTCAGCACTAATTGGAGAAAAAATAAAATCCATTGTTCTTAAGGTCGTGAGCACACCTTTTGTATTAGCTGTTCCGGGAAGATCAAAAAAAGTTATATCAGGCTCTATTGCAGATTGATTTACGTATTCTAAAGCCTTTGACAAGGCATCCTCCGGTTTACAACTGATAATCGGATATGCTTTTTTATTGATACTTTGATACAACTTCATTGCAGCTCTTTTGTGGTAATCATTCTGCATAATAGTTTTCAAATCCCTTTCCCTCATATTGGCTAAGCTGTGTTGTGGGAAATCACAATCCATTACAAGGACATTAAAAGCTAAACGATAATGCAATACACTTGAAAGTAATGCGGTCATAGTAGATTTTCCAACACCGCCTTTAGGCGTTGAAAAACTAATTTTTAAAGTTTTCTTTTTTGTTTCCATTATTTAAAGATTTATTGTTACACATTTTATTTGTTTGGCAGGTTTGAATATTGGTTTATTTAAATAGTACCTATTTCCTATATGCCTGTATTCCCCTTTTGGAAATTTTCTTGATTGTTATTTGCTTTTATTACCGCTTGGTGGGTAATCATTTTTAGCAACTGGAAAACCTTACAACTTGTAAATTGCTTTACCGCTTTTATGCTTTTACAGTTTTATGTTTTTAAAACCCTATGCTTTTATTCCAAAATTTCTGTACTAAAACCCAATTTATTTTTTATCCTCATTACATTTTTATTACCTGCACTAAAACTATACGGCAAATAAAGCGATTGAATCGGCTCGTTATTGATGGGTGGTAGTCTTTGGCACCCAAAGGCAGTGTTTGGCTATGTGTCTGATTGTGATGCTCTCATAAGTAGTGTCTTACTTTGTATATAGAATTTTATTAACAGATTTATGCAAAGGCATCTTGAGGAACTGGACAAAAGCAGAACGGCATCAAGCCGTTTATCCCTGCTACATTTAATCCGTCCCGAAGGGCGGATTTTTGTGTTCACCAGAACACGGCAAGTTGTGTTTTGAGCATCTCGAAAAGATTTCCGATGCTCAAAACAACTTGCCCTGCCGGGGCAGAAAACGTCCTCCGAAGTCGGCGTTTTGTATGAATTAAAAATGGATTAGTGATGAATGAAAAACAGCAGAAAGCAGTTAAAAAAGGGCGGGCGTCCTCTAAAAAACGATCCCGCTAAAATCCGGTACACGATTTCCTTTAATGAGGAAGAGCATGCCCGTTTTCTTGACTTATTTGAAAAGTCCGGTATGCAGGTTAAGGCACATTTTATAACCTCTTGCATCTTCGATAAGACGATAAAATCTGTTAAAATAGACAAAGGAACAATTGATTTTTATATGCGATTGACTTCGTTTCACAGTCAATTTCGATCTATTGGCGTGAATTATAATCAGGTCGTAAAGCTATTGTATAAGAACTTTTCGGAGAAAAAGGCAGCCAGCATATCTCTATAAATTGGAAAAACATACGGCTGAAATGACCGCCTTGTTTAAAGAAATTGTCCAGATAACGGAAGAATTTGATGTAAAATATCTGAAAAAATAACAGCAGAAATGATTGCGAAAATTGGTAGAAGCGCAAATTTATACGGAGCCTTGGCATATAATCAGCTCAAAGTGGAGAACGAAAATGGACAAATTTTGTTCGCCAATAAGATAATTGAAACTGCTAACGGACATTATTCCGTAGCACAATTAGCCCAATCTTTTGCTCCTTATCTCATCGCCAACCGCAATACCGAGAAACATACGTTGCATATTTCGCTCAATCCTGATCCCAAGGATAATGTAGATGATGATAAGTTTAGGGAAATGGCGGAAGAATATATGCGTGAAATGGGTTACGGCGAACAGCCTTTTGTGGTCTTCAAACATACCGATATTGACCGTAGTCATATCCATATCGTATCGGTCTGCGTGGACGAACAGGGCGTGAAAATTTCGGATAGTTTTGAGAAAATGCGGTCTATGTGTGTATGCCGTGAACTGGAAAGAAAACACGGTCTGATACCCGCAACGGACAAAGAACGTAATCACAATGATAAGGTTTTTCGTCCGGTGGATTATCGGGCAAGTGATATAAAAAGTCAGATTGCTTCGGTCATTCGCCACTTGCCGAACTATTATCAATACCAAACTTTGGGAGAATACAATGCTTTGCTTTCCCTGTTCAATATTACCACCGAGAAAGTGGAGGGAGAATTACACGGAAAGGCACAGCAGGGTTTATTGTACATTCCATTGAATGAGAAAGGCGAAAAAGCAGGACATCCGTTCAAGGCTTCGTTTTTCGGAAAGAACGCAGGGCTTCCGGCTTTGGAATTGCATTTTGCGAAATGCAAAACAACCCTGAAAGATACCGCAACCAAACAGACTTTAAAATCAGCCGTTACCATTGCCCTGCAATCAACGGTTGACGAATTGAGCTTTAAAAAACAGTTAGGCGAGCAAGGTATCAATGTAGTGATACGCAGAAACGATACCGGACGAATTTACGGTATGTCGTTCATTGACCACAACTCTAAAAGCGTTTGGAACGGTTCACGATTGGCAAAAGAACTTTCTGCCAATACCTTTAATGATTATTGGAACAATAATATCAAAGCGGAGATTAAAGAGCCAGTTGCACCCCTACCAAAATTGTCCAAACCAACTGATACGGAGGATTTACCTGCGGAAGAACCACATCATTTGTTCGACTTCTTAAAT
The Sphingobacterium daejeonense genome window above contains:
- a CDS encoding DUF4133 domain-containing protein, which codes for MNSYNINKGIGRTVEFKGLKAQYLFIFAGGLLGTLIFVMILYMAGVSNYVCLFLGAGGASLIVWQTFSLNRKYREHGLMKVGARKRHPRYIICRKPVRRYLKFTPKPKAV
- a CDS encoding DUF4134 domain-containing protein, producing the protein MLSGMGAFAQGNGSAGINEATQMVTSYFDPATQLIYAIGAVVGLIGGVKVYNKFSSGDPDTSKTAASWFGACIFLIVAATILRSFFL
- a CDS encoding TonB-dependent receptor, coding for MKKIVFVSFFMTLNLCVFAQNILNAVIRNSENKNLLIGVTASIKGTSLAATSNENGLIIIENIPDGIQEIHFSYIGFNDYIDTLEFPLADNSPIEILLKESSEELEEVVISSTRSTRSIQNIPTRIEFIGSEELGEKGNMKPGDIRMLLAESTGIHVQTTSPTSANASIRIQGLDGRYTQILKDGFPIYSGASSGLGLLQIPPLDLKQVEVIKGSTSTLYGGGAIAGLVNLISKTPTYERDLGFHLNGTSGRGLDINGFYGQRFNKIGTTIFASHNRNAAYDPAKNGLSAIPQFERYVLNPKLFVYFNEKTKLNFGINTTIESRLGGDMLYIKGNGDNTNQYFEENKTQRYSTQFIFDHIINENSTVQVKNSVSYFNRNTTIPNYKFEGTQTASFTEANYTNSTEKSEWVTGINIWTDNFKEKQIMASPLRDYNQTTFGAFVQNSFNATDWFQLETGFRTDYVVDYGVVFLPRVSALFHIAEGLTSRVGGGFGYKTPTIFTEESERLQYQNVIPIDDKTNKLEKSYGANADINYRTYIGEDWSFSINQLFFYTYLDNPLLLENSSANLYQFVNSPGYIHTKGTETNIKIGYDDLKLFLGYTYTDARLHHNGTTVESPLTPKHRINSILMYEIEDKWKIGLEAYYFSRQKLNNGTTGKDYFITGFMAEKIWERFSLYINFENFLDTRQTRFDSIYTGTITNPVFKDNYAPLDGFVINGGIKFKL
- a CDS encoding cation transporter translates to MEKTIFNITKMDCPSEEQLIRMKLQDFDTVKGLEFDIANRKLDVYHDGNPEPIFLALGTLNLNTTLVSTEKSNFVVETDTSNKQRKLLWIVLIINFLFFGLEMLFGVFSGSMGLVADSLDMLADSVVYALALIAVGGTIALKNNIARFAGYFQVLLAIIGFVEVIRRCMGIEAMPDFKTMIVVSVLALIANVFCLYLLQKNKSKEAHMQASMIFTSNDVIINSGVIVAGLLVNWLNSSYPDLIIGAIVFVIVARGAYRILKLAK
- a CDS encoding DUF3408 domain-containing protein, translating into MSTDKRRKDFDKPDVDEELIMNIMSGNQSVTIPEVIQQQKIQKETKPKARNSSLKKVDYEETFLVNRFPSGRNGKVVYIRPEYHERLLRIVQLTREEKTTLYSYIDNILEHHFREYGDDITDYFNERFKPIL
- a CDS encoding ParA family protein; this translates as METKKKTLKISFSTPKGGVGKSTMTALLSSVLHYRLAFNVLVMDCDFPQHSLANMRERDLKTIMQNDYHKRAAMKLYQSINKKAYPIISCKPEDALSKALEYVNQSAIEPDITFFDLPGTANTKGVLTTLRTMDFIFSPISADRLVMESTLSFTKAFLGLPETEESNEDQKMWMFWNQVDGREKTGIYEAYQSVINELDLSVMNSRIMDSKRFRKETDDTPNSVFRSSLLPAEPQLMKVTRLDLFIEEFLKIVNL
- the mobB gene encoding conjugal transfer protein MobB, coding for MIAKIGRSANLYGALAYNQLKVENENGQILFANKIIETANGHYSVAQLAQSFAPYLIANRNTEKHTLHISLNPDPKDNVDDDKFREMAEEYMREMGYGEQPFVVFKHTDIDRSHIHIVSVCVDEQGVKISDSFEKMRSMCVCRELERKHGLIPATDKERNHNDKVFRPVDYRASDIKSQIASVIRHLPNYYQYQTLGEYNALLSLFNITTEKVEGELHGKAQQGLLYIPLNEKGEKAGHPFKASFFGKNAGLPALELHFAKCKTTLKDTATKQTLKSAVTIALQSTVDELSFKKQLGEQGINVVIRRNDTGRIYGMSFIDHNSKSVWNGSRLAKELSANTFNDYWNNNIKAEIKEPVAPLPKLSKPTDTEDLPAEEPHHLFDFLNTEKHEDGLIEAFGGLLIPEAQGEDYEEQDFANRMKKKKRRL